A single window of Drosophila suzukii chromosome 3, CBGP_Dsuzu_IsoJpt1.0, whole genome shotgun sequence DNA harbors:
- the Sec63 gene encoding translocation protein SEC63 homolog, producing the protein MAGQKFQYDESGGTFYYFVLSFLALILIPTTIYYWPRKKKEDHGKLNEECQCADCLKKKAILASAEPYRALTSWTIKLTIVLGWALLLFLTYRVSQFDYEMASFDPFEILNVPPTSSQAEIKKAYYRLSKVLHPDKETGDEKSFMMLSKAYQALTDDVAKENYEKYGNPDGPGAMSFGIALPSWIVEKENSVWVLGLYGLVFMVAMPSAVGVWWYRSIRFSGDKVLLDTTQMYFYFIHKTPHMLLKRALMVLAASLEFDKRHNSQVQERQSDNDEVPALIRQLPNLNEKCKEHPLCRMYSIKARAILHAHLSRMPLNPETLERDRQFVVKKCPYLVQEMVSCVHQLVMMAYARRVPRLPSIETIENCMKMSPMIIQGLWEFKSPLLQLPHLTEDHLYFMNKKRHVKNLQQFAQLKPEESRQLLKNLSDFEYENTMKVLGKMPLIDFSIRCEVIDDENTNVVTAGAIVTVTVTLERKDMKSLFGDTKVPEKQGIKDEANEEAAGDEDEAAAAALPVKKASAWAKPRKGGKGKGGKKPAQNQKNNQKKGPAKVAATATNTTSEDQAAAAGNSDAESEAGNAEGSDVESAAGSGSEDEEKGKNNSSLDDDDDEEWERLQAKLNKRERLEGKSRLSHTVHCPYFPEEKQEYWWTYICDRKSRTLLTAPYHVTNLVEKEEIQLKFTAPRWPGVYTFTVCLRSDSYLGMDQQQELKLDVQKAPAPPTDHPQWDLSESEPEHNDQQENLSDYTTDTSDEEDSD; encoded by the exons ATGGCGGGTCAAAAGTTCCAGTACGATGAGAGCGGCGGAACATTCTACTACTTTGTGTTATCGTTCTTGGCGCTAATATTGATACCGACTACCATTTACTATTGGCCACGTAAAAAGAAAGAAG ATCACGGCAAGCTAAACGAGGAATGCCAGTGCGCCGACTGCCTCAAAAAGAAGGCCATTCTGGCCAGTGCCGAGCCGTACAGGGCTCTAACATCATGGACCATCAAGCTGACCATCGTACTGGGCTGGGCCCTGCTGCTCTTCCTCACGTACCGCGTCTCGCAGTTCGACTACGAGATGGCCAGCTTCGATCCCTTCGAGATCCTGAACGTACCGCCCACCTCGTCGCAGGCCGAGATCAAGAAGGCCTACTACCGGCTCTCCAAGGTACTGCATCCTGATAAGGAGACGGGTGACGAGAAGTCCTTCATGATGCTGAGCAAGGCGTATCAGGCGCTGACCGACGATGTGGCCAAGGAGAACTACGAAAAGTATGGTAATCCTGATGGACCGGGAGCCATGTCCTTCGGCATCGCCCTGCCCTCGTGGATCGTGGAGAAGGAGAACAGTGTTTGGGTCTTAGGTCTGTACGGTTTGGTCTTCATGGTGGCCATGCCCTCGGCGGTGGGTGTTTGGTGGTATCGATCCATTCGCTTCAGCGGTGACAAAGTGCTGCTGGACACCACACAGATGTACTTCTACTTTATCCACAAGACGCCACACATGCTGCTCAAGCGGGCCCTTATGGTGCTGGCGGCCAGTTTGGAGTTTGACAAGCGCCACAACTCGCAGGTGCAGGAGCGGCAGTCTGACAACGATGAGGTGCCAGCG CTCATTCGGCAGCTACCCAACCTGAATGAGAAGTGCAAGGAGCATCCGCTGTGCCGCATGTACTCCATCAAGGCTCGCGCCATCTTGCATGCCCATCTCAGTCGCATGCCCCTCAATCCGGAAACCCTGGAGCGTGACCGTCAGTTTGTGGTGAAGAAGTGCCCCTATCTGGTTCAGGAGATGGTCTCCTGTGTCCATCAGTTAGTCATGATGGCCTATGCACGACGTGTGCCCCGCCTGCCGAGCATTGAAACGATTGAGAACTGCATGAAGATGTCGCCGATGATTATACAAGGGCTATGGGAGTTCAAATCGCCGCTGCTGCAGTTACCCCACCTCACCGAGGACCATCTGTACTTCATGAACAAAAAGCGTCACGTTAAGAACCTGCAGCAATTCGCCCAGCTAAAGCCGGAGGAGAGCCGTCAGCTATTGAAGAATCTATCGGACTTTGAATACGAGAACACCATGAAAGTGCTGGGAAAGATGCCGCTGATTGACTTCTCCATCCGTTGCGAGGTCATCGACGATGAGAACACCAATGTGGTTACCGCTGGGGCCATAGTTACGGTCACGGTTACGCTGGAGCGCAAGGACATGAAGTCGCTGTTCGGCGACACCAAGGTACCCGAAAAGCAGGGCATCAAAGATGAGGCCAACGAAGAGGCTGCCGGGGATGAGGATGAGGCTGCCGCCGCTGCTTTGCCGGTCAAGAAAGCCTCCGCCTGGGCAAAACCACGCAAGGGAGGCAAGGGAAAGGGTGGCAAGAAGCCAGCCCAGAACCAGAAAAACAACCAGAAGAAGGGGCCGGCCAAGGTGGCGGCCACGGCTACGAACACGACTTCCGAGGATCAAGCGGCGGCGGCGGGTAACTCCGATGCCGAGTCAGAGGCCGGAAATGCAGAGGGCAGCGATGTGGAATCGGCTGCCGGTAGTGGCAGCGAGGACGAGGAGAAGGGCAAGAACAACTCCTCGCTGGACGACGACGATGACGAGGAGTGGGAGCGACTGCAAGCCAAGCTTAACAAGAGGGAGCGTCTCGAGGGCAAGTCCCGGCTGTCGCACACTGTCCACTGCCCCTACTTCCCCGAGGAGAAGCAGGAGTACTGGTGGACCTATATCTGCGACCGCAAGTCGCGCACCCTGCTGACGGCTCCCTATCACGTGACCAATCTGGTCGAGAAGGAGGAGATCCAGCTGAAGTTCACCGCGCCACGCTGGCCCGGCGTCTACACGTTTACCGTGTGCCTGAGATCAG ACTCCTATTTGGGTATGGATCAGCAGCAGGAGCTGAAACTGGATGTGCAGAAGGCGCCCGCACCACCGACAGACCATCCCCAGTGGGACCTGAGCGAATCGGAGCCGGAGCACAATGACCAGCAGGAGAACCTGAGCGACTACACCACAGACACGTCCGATGAGGAGGACAGCGACTAG
- the Sh3beta gene encoding uncharacterized protein Sh3beta isoform X1: protein MVLKVYVSGMSGNKEVKKRQQRVLMILDSKNIKYDTVDITEPGKESEKELMQNKSTSSGGTVSDPEPRHPLPPQLFNDEEYCGDYDAFDMANEIDTLEVFLKLAPADTTAVSTAQIELKQENGEAKKEEAEAEEKKPEEEKPEGGEGDAKDEAAEKAENEDKDGEDKKKAEGEGEDADENTEEKTETAEGEESEDKKKEEEATETEKTEEESEEKSEDDGTKEKTEGDDKQDDTEKSKEDDAKVKTEDDEGDDTKEKPEDVDTEKSEDADIEKSEENGTKDKVEGDGEESKDKPEEVDTEKSEEDDAKVKTEEDDAKVKTEEDDEKDTNDKPEEVDTEKSDKDDDKLKTEDDAGDDTKDKPEEVDTEKSQEDATEVKNVGDGTKDKSDGDDLDDTKGNTEEVDTEKSEEDGTEEKTEGDDTKDKSEDDTEKSEDEVKVKNEGDAEDDTNEKTEEESKELTEEKKPEETAAENTPENEESKPAEEKSSSEESEEE from the exons ATGGTCTTGAAAGTCTACGTCAGCGGCATGTCCGGCAACAAGGAG GTCAAGAAGCGCCAGCAGCGCGTCCTGATGATCCTGGACAGCAAGAACATCAAGTACGACACGGTGGACATCACGGAGCCCGGCAAGGAGTCCGAGAAGGAGCTGATGCAGAACAAATCGACGAGCAGCGGCGGAACGGTCAGCGACCCAGAGCCCCGCCATCCGCTTCCTCCCCAGCTCTTCAACGACGAGGAGTACTGCGGTGACTACGACGCCTTCGACATGGCCAACGAGATCGACACCCTGGAGGTGTTCCTCAAGCTGGCCCCCGCCGACACCACGGCGGTCAGTACCGCCCAAATCGAACTGAAGCAGGAGAACGGCGAGGCCAAGAAGGAGGAGGCGGAAGCGGAGGAGAAGAAGCCCGAGGAGGAGAAACCAGAGGGCGGCGAAGGCGACGCCAAGGACGAGGCTGCGGAGAAGGCCGAG AACGAAGACAAGGACGGCGAGGACAAAAAGAAAGCAGAGGGCGAAGGTGAAGATGCCGACGAAAATACTGAAGAAAAG ACTGAAACCGCAGAGGGCGAAGAGTCCGAAGATAAGAAAAAGGAGGAAGAAGCTACAG aaacagaaaaaacTGAAGAGGAGAGTGAAGAAAAATCTGAGGATGATGGTACCAAAGAAAAAACCGAAGGTGATGATAAACAAGATGATACAGAAAAATCAAAGGAAGATGATGCCAAAGTAAAAACCGAAGATGATGAGGGAGACGATACCAAAGAAAAACCCGAGGATGTTGATACAGAAAAGTCCGAAGATGCTGACATAGAAAAATCCGAGGAAAATGGTACCAAAGATAAAGTGGAAGGTGATGGAGAAGAGTCCAAAGATAAGCCCGAAGAAGTTGACACAGAAAAGTCAGAGGAAGATGATGCCAAAGTAAAAACCGAAGAAGATGATGCCAAAGTAAAAACCGAAGAAGATGATGAAAAGGATACCAATGATAAACCCGAGGAAGTTGATACGGAAAAGTCCGATAAAGATGATGACAAACTAAAAACCGAAGATGATGCGGGAGATGATACCAAAGACAAACCCGAGGAAGTTGATACAGAAAAATCCCAGGAAGATGCTACTGAAGTAAAAAACGTAGGTGATGGTACCAAAGATAAATCCGACGGTGATGATCTAGATGATACCAAAGGAAATACCGAGGAAGTTGACACAGAAAAGTCCGAGGAAGACGGTACTGAAGAAAAAACCGAAGGAGATGATACCAAAGATAAATCAGAAGATGATACAGAAAAATCAGAAGATGAAGTTAAAGTGAAAAACGAAGGTGATGCTGAAGATGATACCAATGAAAAAACCGAAGAAGAGTCGAAAGAACTCACCGAGGAAAAGAAACCTGAAGAAACGGCGGCAGAAAACACGCCCGAAAATGAAGAAAGTAAACCGGCTGAGGAGAAATCCTCTTCCGAAGAAAGTGAAGAGGAATAA
- the Sh3beta gene encoding SH3 domain-binding glutamic acid-rich protein homolog isoform X3: protein MVLKVYVSGMSGNKEVKKRQQRVLMILDSKNIKYDTVDITEPGKESEKELMQNKSTSSGGTVSDPEPRHPLPPQLFNDEEYCGDYDAFDMANEIDTLEVFLKLAPADTTAVSTAQIELKQENGEAKKEEAEAEEKKPEEEKPEGGEGDAKDEAAEKAENEDKDGEDKKKAEGEGEDADENTEEKQQKKLTTTTTAVKTSNSSDSQSDLFLDSERAVAAQ, encoded by the exons ATGGTCTTGAAAGTCTACGTCAGCGGCATGTCCGGCAACAAGGAG GTCAAGAAGCGCCAGCAGCGCGTCCTGATGATCCTGGACAGCAAGAACATCAAGTACGACACGGTGGACATCACGGAGCCCGGCAAGGAGTCCGAGAAGGAGCTGATGCAGAACAAATCGACGAGCAGCGGCGGAACGGTCAGCGACCCAGAGCCCCGCCATCCGCTTCCTCCCCAGCTCTTCAACGACGAGGAGTACTGCGGTGACTACGACGCCTTCGACATGGCCAACGAGATCGACACCCTGGAGGTGTTCCTCAAGCTGGCCCCCGCCGACACCACGGCGGTCAGTACCGCCCAAATCGAACTGAAGCAGGAGAACGGCGAGGCCAAGAAGGAGGAGGCGGAAGCGGAGGAGAAGAAGCCCGAGGAGGAGAAACCAGAGGGCGGCGAAGGCGACGCCAAGGACGAGGCTGCGGAGAAGGCCGAG AACGAAGACAAGGACGGCGAGGACAAAAAGAAAGCAGAGGGCGAAGGTGAAGATGCCGACGAAAATACTGAAGAAAAG caacaaaagaAGCTAACAACGACAACCACAGCAGTGAAGACGTCCAATTCTTCAGATTCCCAATCGGATCTCTTTTTGGACAGCGAGCGAGCAGTGGCTGCGCAGTAG
- the Sh3beta gene encoding uncharacterized protein Sh3beta isoform X2, translating to MVLKVYVSGMSGNKEVKKRQQRVLMILDSKNIKYDTVDITEPGKESEKELMQNKSTSSGGTVSDPEPRHPLPPQLFNDEEYCGDYDAFDMANEIDTLEVFLKLAPADTTAVSTAQIELKQENGEAKKEEAEAEEKKPEEEKPEGGEGDAKDEAAEKAENEDKDGEDKKKAEGEGEDADENTEEKTETAEGEESEDKKKEEEATEKTEEESEEKSEDDGTKEKTEGDDKQDDTEKSKEDDAKVKTEDDEGDDTKEKPEDVDTEKSEDADIEKSEENGTKDKVEGDGEESKDKPEEVDTEKSEEDDAKVKTEEDDAKVKTEEDDEKDTNDKPEEVDTEKSDKDDDKLKTEDDAGDDTKDKPEEVDTEKSQEDATEVKNVGDGTKDKSDGDDLDDTKGNTEEVDTEKSEEDGTEEKTEGDDTKDKSEDDTEKSEDEVKVKNEGDAEDDTNEKTEEESKELTEEKKPEETAAENTPENEESKPAEEKSSSEESEEE from the exons ATGGTCTTGAAAGTCTACGTCAGCGGCATGTCCGGCAACAAGGAG GTCAAGAAGCGCCAGCAGCGCGTCCTGATGATCCTGGACAGCAAGAACATCAAGTACGACACGGTGGACATCACGGAGCCCGGCAAGGAGTCCGAGAAGGAGCTGATGCAGAACAAATCGACGAGCAGCGGCGGAACGGTCAGCGACCCAGAGCCCCGCCATCCGCTTCCTCCCCAGCTCTTCAACGACGAGGAGTACTGCGGTGACTACGACGCCTTCGACATGGCCAACGAGATCGACACCCTGGAGGTGTTCCTCAAGCTGGCCCCCGCCGACACCACGGCGGTCAGTACCGCCCAAATCGAACTGAAGCAGGAGAACGGCGAGGCCAAGAAGGAGGAGGCGGAAGCGGAGGAGAAGAAGCCCGAGGAGGAGAAACCAGAGGGCGGCGAAGGCGACGCCAAGGACGAGGCTGCGGAGAAGGCCGAG AACGAAGACAAGGACGGCGAGGACAAAAAGAAAGCAGAGGGCGAAGGTGAAGATGCCGACGAAAATACTGAAGAAAAG ACTGAAACCGCAGAGGGCGAAGAGTCCGAAGATAAGAAAAAGGAGGAAGAAGCTACAG aaaaaacTGAAGAGGAGAGTGAAGAAAAATCTGAGGATGATGGTACCAAAGAAAAAACCGAAGGTGATGATAAACAAGATGATACAGAAAAATCAAAGGAAGATGATGCCAAAGTAAAAACCGAAGATGATGAGGGAGACGATACCAAAGAAAAACCCGAGGATGTTGATACAGAAAAGTCCGAAGATGCTGACATAGAAAAATCCGAGGAAAATGGTACCAAAGATAAAGTGGAAGGTGATGGAGAAGAGTCCAAAGATAAGCCCGAAGAAGTTGACACAGAAAAGTCAGAGGAAGATGATGCCAAAGTAAAAACCGAAGAAGATGATGCCAAAGTAAAAACCGAAGAAGATGATGAAAAGGATACCAATGATAAACCCGAGGAAGTTGATACGGAAAAGTCCGATAAAGATGATGACAAACTAAAAACCGAAGATGATGCGGGAGATGATACCAAAGACAAACCCGAGGAAGTTGATACAGAAAAATCCCAGGAAGATGCTACTGAAGTAAAAAACGTAGGTGATGGTACCAAAGATAAATCCGACGGTGATGATCTAGATGATACCAAAGGAAATACCGAGGAAGTTGACACAGAAAAGTCCGAGGAAGACGGTACTGAAGAAAAAACCGAAGGAGATGATACCAAAGATAAATCAGAAGATGATACAGAAAAATCAGAAGATGAAGTTAAAGTGAAAAACGAAGGTGATGCTGAAGATGATACCAATGAAAAAACCGAAGAAGAGTCGAAAGAACTCACCGAGGAAAAGAAACCTGAAGAAACGGCGGCAGAAAACACGCCCGAAAATGAAGAAAGTAAACCGGCTGAGGAGAAATCCTCTTCCGAAGAAAGTGAAGAGGAATAA
- the Sh3beta gene encoding SH3 domain-binding glutamic acid-rich protein homolog isoform X4 gives MVLKVYVSGMSGNKEVKKRQQRVLMILDSKNIKYDTVDITEPGKESEKELMQNKSTSSGGTVSDPEPRHPLPPQLFNDEEYCGDYDAFDMANEIDTLEVFLKLAPADTTAVSTAQIELKQENGEAKKEEAEAEEKKPEEEKPEGGEGDAKDEAAEKAEQQKKLTTTTTAVKTSNSSDSQSDLFLDSERAVAAQ, from the exons ATGGTCTTGAAAGTCTACGTCAGCGGCATGTCCGGCAACAAGGAG GTCAAGAAGCGCCAGCAGCGCGTCCTGATGATCCTGGACAGCAAGAACATCAAGTACGACACGGTGGACATCACGGAGCCCGGCAAGGAGTCCGAGAAGGAGCTGATGCAGAACAAATCGACGAGCAGCGGCGGAACGGTCAGCGACCCAGAGCCCCGCCATCCGCTTCCTCCCCAGCTCTTCAACGACGAGGAGTACTGCGGTGACTACGACGCCTTCGACATGGCCAACGAGATCGACACCCTGGAGGTGTTCCTCAAGCTGGCCCCCGCCGACACCACGGCGGTCAGTACCGCCCAAATCGAACTGAAGCAGGAGAACGGCGAGGCCAAGAAGGAGGAGGCGGAAGCGGAGGAGAAGAAGCCCGAGGAGGAGAAACCAGAGGGCGGCGAAGGCGACGCCAAGGACGAGGCTGCGGAGAAGGCCGAG caacaaaagaAGCTAACAACGACAACCACAGCAGTGAAGACGTCCAATTCTTCAGATTCCCAATCGGATCTCTTTTTGGACAGCGAGCGAGCAGTGGCTGCGCAGTAG
- the akirin gene encoding akirin — translation MACATLKRALDWESMNQRPPKRRRCNPFGQAGSNAGTASPSRDRDGPSTSAGLPHTPSNRFAKDNTEPSPFSEASLAKMSPDKMAESLCNEIKRLHKRKQLPITSSALERMQDSESSGSEMGPESPRRPDSPPNLMRHGEKALFTFKQVQLICESMIKERENQLRERYESVLTTKLAEQYDAFVKFTYDQIQRRYEAAPSYLS, via the exons ATGGCCTGTGCAACCCTGAAACGCGCCTTAGACTGGGAGTCGATGAACCAGCGTCCTCCGAAGCGCCGGCGCTGCAATCCGTTCGGCCAGGCCGGGAGCAACGCAGGAACAGCGTCCCCGTCCCGCGACCGCGACGGACCCAGCACCTCGGCGGGACTGCCCCACACGCCCAGCAACCGATTCGCCAAGGACAACACCGAACCCAGTCCGTTCAGCGAGGCCTCGCTGGCCAAGATGTCGCCAG ACAAAATGGCCGAGAGCTTGTGCAACGAGATCAAGAGACTGCACAAGCGCAAACAGCTGCCGATCACCTCGTCGGCCTTGGAGCGCATGCAGGACTCGGAGTCGAGCGGATCGGAGATGGGCCCGGAGAGCCCGCGCCGCCCGGACAGCCCACCGAACCTGATGCGGCACGGCGAGAAGGCCCTGTTCACGTTCAAGCAGGTGCAGCTCATCTGCGAGAGCATGATCAAGGAGCGGGAGAACCAGCTGAGGGAGCGCTACGAGTCCGTGCTGACCACCAAGCTGGCCGAGCAGTACGATGCCTTCGTCAAGTTCACATACGATCAGATACAGCGTCGCTACGAGGCAGCGCCTAGCT ACCTGTCGTAA
- the pst gene encoding uncharacterized protein pst, with translation MAEAGENRGARRTAREVQQDFAVSLGYAEEIIWDLLSQEQAHVLNQKLRELIRDPPLPTAEEVANRSRAENEKEARNRTKLIADNEKARQTIFDAVWEQRKYTNRQSLTALIYVMVVTDQMDVNRAEDSRTFSCHPVFRARRCITGNSGRSSDSSDCCNLFIDETGRVYQNWEQYVTTNELPEGVMVAPEKGVYRLGNNGVRLDKYVTPAGSPNTKVLGYLDTGSAVGGFAAACVPIAALLTLPVSGPVMAVAGVVGLASAGYATARSGAKLVDRSQHEQSINVTNREARGHWLGVAAGTVGLGAAGATTALTAATNAGREVGAITQLTVNGMNISSIVVSGTGVANGVLDLILKVQDGDDITGMDVLQLSASLVLLTHSVYNFKLASTIITDTANKNIAGYRDTLSNRQRRSFDKMSKETVRLRGTTRGKLDIIRNVNEMPTRQQFNDLYKINQNLNQEGVRYSFAPDGQGILLNGEVQTTAADLRASVQHNQGANVLGQVTQQIPASHAESGRLQLSGPNQASRLIGPLPTSKPRHEPSTYAAGVFTLQLSSVVVGGVTFALEKYGQIIFDHVINAESFENLINGMADNLEPAVFDFVMKLTRTFMDTMLDDLNVVLKFFISTESVLFRILQQVMIHYRNMPCRVVEEHTGDIIRAVKLYFLSLNPNSYTGLLKKCPTCVGYFSICPL, from the exons ATGGCAGAGGCTGGAGAAAACCGAGGTGCCCGCCGCACCGCCCGCGAAGTGCAACAAGACTTTGCAGTGTCTCTCGGTTACGCCGAGGAAATTATCTGGGATTT GTTGTCCCAGGAGCAAGCCCACGTGCTGAATCAAAAGCTAAGGGAACTGATTCGTGATCCTCCACTACCAACAGCTGAAGAAGTGGCCAACAGGTCTCGGGCTGAAAATGAGAAGGAGGCAAGAAACCGAACGAAGCTCATCGCGGATAATGAGAAGGCGCGTCAGACCATTTTCGATGCTGTTTGGGAGCAGC GTAAATACACCAACCGTCAATCGCTAACTGCCCTCATCTACGTAATGGTGGTGACCGACCAAATGGACGTTAATCGCGCCGAGGACTCCAGGACTTTCAGCTGCCATCCAGTTTTCCGGGCCCGTCGCTGCATTA CTGGGAACAGCGGTCGCAGCAGCGACAGCTCCGATTGCTGCAATTTGTTCATAGACGAGACGGGTCGCGTCTACCAGAACTGGGAGCAGTATGTGACCACCAACGAGCTGCCCGAGGGAGTGATGGTGGCCCCGGAGAAGGGTGTCTACCGCCTGGGCAACAATGGTGTCCGTCTGGACAAGTACGTAACGCCGGCGGGCAGCCCGAACACGAAGGTGCTGGGCTACTTGGACACGGGATCAGCAGTCGGAGGTTTTGCTGCCGCTTGCGTGCCCATAGCCGCGCTTCTGACGCTGCCCGTATCCGGTCCGGTGATGGCTGTAGCCGGAGTCGTTGGTTTGGCCAGTGCAGGATACGCGACAGCCCGCTCCGGCGCCAAGTTGGTGGATCGCAGCCAGCACGAGCAGTCGATCAATGTCACGAACCGCGAGGCACGCGGTCATTGGTTGGGCGTGGCTGCGGGCACTGTGGGATTGGGAGCGGCTGGAGCCACCACAGCCTTGACTGCGGCCACCAATGCCGGACGGGAGGTGGGAGCG ATCACTCAGTTGACTGTGAATGGCATGAACATCTCGTCCATCGTGGTTTCGGGCACTGGAGTGGCCAACGGTGTGCTGGATTTAATATTG AAAGTCCAGGATGGTGACGACATTACTGGCATGGATGTGCTGCAGCTGTCCGCTTCGCTGGTGCTGCTCACACATAGCGTCTACAACTTCAAACTGGCTTCAACCATCATCACTGACACGGCCAACAAAAATATAGCCGGCTATCGCGATACTCTTAGCAATCGACAGAG ACGCTCCTTCGACAAGATGTCCAAGGAGACCGTTCGACTGCGGGGCACCACTCGCGGCAAGCTGGATATTATTCGAAACGTGAACGAGATGCCAACGCGTCAGCAGTTCAACGATCTTTACAAAATCAATCAGAACTTAAACCAAGAGGGCGTGCGATACTCTTTTGCGCCCGATGGACAAGGAATCCTGCTGAATGGCGAGGTGCAGACGACAGCGGCTGACTTGCGGGCCAGTGTGCAGCATAATCAGGGAGCGAACGTCCTGGGACAAGTTACTCAGCAGATTCCTGCTAGCCATGCGGAATCTGGACGGCTGCAACTGAGCGGCCCAAATCAGGCTTCCCGACTAATTGGACCGCTGCCCACGTCAAAGCCACGTCATGAACCCAGTACTTATGCTGCCGGTGTGTTCACCTTGCAGCTGAGCTCCGTGGTTGTTGGTGGCGTTACTTTTGCGCTGGAGAAGTACGGCCAAATCATCTTTGATCACGTAATCAATGCCGAGAGTTTTGAGAACCTTATCAACGGCATGGCCGATAATCTAGAACCGGCtgtctttgattttgtcaTGAAGCTGACACGGACCTTCATGGACACCATGCTAGATGATCTAAACGTGGTGCTGAAGTTCTTCATATCGACGGAGTCTGTGCTCTTCCGCATCCTGCAGCAGGTGATGATACACTACCGGAACATGCCTTGCAGAGTGGTGGAGGAACACACTGGAGATATCATTCGAGCGGTCAAGCTGTACTTCCTGTCCCTCAACCCTAACTCGTACACCGGACTCCTCAAAAAGTGCCCCACTTGTGTTGGCTACTTCAGCATTTGTCCCTTGTAA